GCGCTCGCCGATGCGCTCGACGAGCCGGCGTGGGATGCCGGGGGCCGGCGCTTCCTCGATGACCTTCTGATGGCGGCGCTGCATCGAGCAGTCGCGCTCGAACAGGTAGACCGCGTTGCGATGCTGGTCGGCCAGCACCTGGATCTCGATGTGCCGAGGGTTCTGGAGAAATTTCTCCATGTACACCTCGGGGTTGCCAAACGCAGCCCCGGCCTCGCGCTTGGTGGTCTGCACGGCGTGCAGCAGCGCCGCTTCGGTGTGCACGACGCGCATGCCGCGCCCGCCGCCACCCCCGGCGGCCTTGATGATGACCGGGTAGCCGATGGTGCGCGCGATGCGCTTGATCTCGGCCGGATCATCCGGCAGCGCCCCGTCGGACCCCGGCACCGTCGGCACGCCCGCCGCCTTCATCGCCTGTTTGGCGGACACCTTGTCGCCCATCAGGCGAATCGACTCCGGCGTCGGGCCGATGAAGACGAAACCACTCTTTTCGACGCGTTCGGCGAAGTCGGCGTTTTCCGACAGGAAGCCGTAGCCCGGGTGGATCGCCTCGGCGTCCGTCACTTCGGCCGCCGAGATGATGGCCGGCATGTTCAGGTAGCTCTGCGCGGATGGGGCCGGGCCGATGCACACCGCCTCGTCGGCGAGCTTGACGTATTTGGCATCGCGGTCCGCCTCGGAATAGACGACGACGGCCTGGATACCCAGCTCCCGGCAGGCGCGCTGCACGCGCAGTGCGATCTCGCCACGGTTGGCGATCAATATCTTTTTGAACATCGCCGCGCCCTCACGCGAGGACGAAGAGGGGTTGTCCGTATTCGACGGCCTGACCGTTCTCGACCAAAATTTCCTGGATGACCCCCGCACGATCGGCCTCGATTTCGTTGAGAATCTTCATCGCTTCGATAATACAGACAGGCTCGCCCTCCTTGACCGCCTGGCCGACCTCGACGAACGGCTTGGCACCCGGGCTGGGCGCGCGGTAAAAGGTACCGACCATGGGAGATTTGATTACATGCCCGGCAGGGGTGGCAGCAGGCACCTCGGCCGGCGTCGCGGCAGGAGCGGGTGGCTGCGCACTGATCGTGATCGGTGCCGCGGGGGCGGCGACCACGGGTGCCGCGGTGAGGGCCGCCGCGGGTGCGGCGGGAGCGGCCTTGACGATGCGGACCTTGCCTTCGGCTTCCGTGATTTCGAGCTCGGAGATATTCGACTCGGAGACCAGATCGATGAGTGTCTTGAGCTTGCGTAGATCCATGGCGACTCCGTCTGATGCACCCAACGTGCGTTGATCTTGCCGCGAACGGCGCGGAAAAGAGCGCGAAATATACACGACCCCATACCCGACCACGCAACAGGAGACCCGGATGGCGACCGATGAGGTAATGGCGACGATGGCGTTGCCCGGGCTGGCGCGCGCGCTGATCGCGTCCGGCACCTTGACCCAACAGCAGGCCGAAGGACTGTATGGACAAGCGCAGCGCAAACGCACCAGCTTCATCACGGAGCTGATCGACAGCGCCGTGATTTCCCCGCGGGACTTGGCCTACACGATGTCGGCCGCGTTCGCAACCCCGCTGATCGACCTGGACGCGATCGACGTGGATCGGCTGCCCAAGGGGCTGCTGGACCCCAAAACATGCCAGCGCTTTCGCATCCTGCCGCTCAAACGCCGCAACAACCGGGTCTCGGTGGCCACGGCCGACCCATCGGACCTGCAGGCGGCCGAAAAAGTGAAATTCGAGACTCAGTTGCCGGTCGACTGGGTCATTGCCGAAGTCGACAAGCTCGACCGACTGCTCAAATCCTACGCCGCCAGCGCCGACGAGTCGCTGGACCAGATCGTCGGCAACACCTTCGATTTCGACTCCCTGGCGATCGAGTCACCAGCCGAGGAACAATCGGACAAGGCAGCCGCCGAGGTCGAGGATACGCCGGTCGTGCGGTTTTTGCAAAAAATGCTGCTCGACGCTTACTCGATGCGGGCGTCGGACCTGCATTTCGAGCCGTACGAGCACAGTTTCCGCGTGCGTTTTCGCATCGATGGGGTGTTGCGCGAAATCGCGTCGCCGCCGGTGGCGATCAAAGATCGGCTCGTCTCGCGCATCAAGGTCATCTCCAAGCTCGACATCTCGGAAAAGCGTGTGCCGCAAGACGGCCGCATGAAACTCAAGGTCGGGACCGACAAGGTCATCGACTTTCGGGTCAGCACGCTGCCCACACTGTTTGGCGAGAAAGTCGTCATCCGCATTCTCGACCCGAGCAGTGCACAACTGGGCATCGACGCGCTGGGCTACGAGGAAGACGAAAAAGCCCGCTTGCTGGAAGCCATCCACCGTCCGTATGGGATGGTGCTGGTCACTGGTCCCACCGGCTCGGGCAAAACGGTGTCGCTCTACACCTGCCTCAACATCCTCAATCAGCCGGGCATCAACATCTCCACTGCGGAGGATCCGGCCGAAATCAACCTCCCCGGCATCAATCAAGTCAACGTCAACGAAAAAGCGGGGCTGACCTTTGCCGCCGCCCTGCGGGCCTTTTTGCGGCAGGACCCGGACGTGATCATGGTGGGGGAAATCCGCGACCTGGAAACTGCCGACATCGCCATCAAGGCGGCGCAGACCGGACACCTGGTGCTGTCGACGCTGCACACCAACGACGCGCCCTCGACGCTGACGCGCCTGGTCAACATGGGCGTGGCGCCGTTCAACATCGCCTCGAGCGTACACCTGATCACCGCCCAGCGCTTGGCGCGTCGGCTGTGCCCGCAATGCAAGGTGCCCCACCACGACATACCGCGGCAAGTGCTGCTCGATGCCGGCTTCAAACCCGAGGATCTGGAGGGCGACTGGCAGCCGTACCGCGCAGTGGGGTGTCCCGCATGCAATGAAGGCTACAAAGGGCGAGTCGGCATTTACCAGGTCATGCCGGTCTCCGAAGCGATGCAGGCGCTCATCTTGCGCGGGGCCAGCGCACTCGAAATCGCCGAACAAGCGCGCCGCGAAGGGGTGCGCACCCTGCGCGAAAGCGGCCTGCGCAAGGTTAAGATGGGAATCACCTCACTGGAAGAGGTCTTGGCTGTCACCAACCTTTGACGATAGAGCAAGGTCCACACAAAGCAAAAAGCGGAAAGTCATCCATGGCTACGGCAACACCCAGCGTCAAAGAATACGTTTTCGAGTGGGAAGGGAAAGACCGCAACGGCAAGACGGTCAAGGGAGAATTGCGCGCAGTGGGCGAAGCCCAGGTACAGAGCCAGCTGCGTCGGCAGGGCATCACCGTACAAAAGGTGAAAAAGCGCCGCTTGTCCTCCGCCAAGCGCATCAAGCCCAAAGACATTGCGATCTTTACGCGGCAGCTGGCCACTATGATGAAAGCGGGGGTGCCGCTGCTGCAAGCGTTCGACATCGTCGGGCGTGGCAACCCCAACCCGAGCGTGACGCGGCTGCTCTACGACATCCGCACCGACATCGAGACCGGCACGTCGCTCAGCGCGGCGTTTCGCAAGCATCCGCTGTATTTCAACTCCCTTTACTGCAACCTCGTGGCCGCGGGGGAAGCAGCGGGTATTCTCGAGGACATCCTGGACCGGCTGGCCACCTACCTGGAAAAGACCGAGGCGATCAAGAGCAAGGTCAAGTCCGCGCTGATGTACCCCACCGCGGTGCTGGTGGTGGCGTTCATCGTGGTGTCACTCATCATGATTTTCGTCGTGCCGGCGTTCAAGGATGTCTTCACCTCCTTCGGTGCCGACCTGCCGGCACCCACGCTGGCCGTCATCGCGATGAGCGAGTTTTTCGTCGCCTACTGGTGGCTGATCTTCGGCGGCTTGGGCGCAGGCGTGTACTTTTTCCTCCAGGCGTGGAGGCGCAACGAGAAGGTGCAGCGCTTCATGGACCGGCTGCTGCTGCGCATCCCGGTATTCGGGCCGCTGGTCGAGAAATCAGCGGTGGCGCGTTGGACCCGGACACTGTCGACGATGTTCGCCGCTGGGGTGCCGCTGGTAGACGCGCTCGACACGGTCGGTGGTGCCGCCGGCAACTCCGTCTACGCGGATGCCACCGACAAGATTCAGCAGGAGGTCGCAAGCGGCACGGCGCTGACGCAGGCGATGACCAACACCGGCGTCTTTCCGTCGATGGTGCTGCAGATGTGTGCCATCGGCGAAGAGTCGGGCGCGCTCGACCATATGCTGGGCAAGGCGGCCGACTTTTACGAGCAGGAGGTCGACGACATGGTCAAGGGCTTGTCGAGCCTGATGGAGCCCATCATCATCGTGGTGCTCGGCACGATCATTGGCGGCATCGTCGTCGCGATGTATCTGCCGATCTTCAAGTTGGGGGCTGTGGTGTCATAAACGCGCCGATCGACAGCGCCATCGCCGACGGCACCAGGGCAGCCAAGCCGCCACCCGGCCCGCGGCGCGGTAGCACTCCACGGGCCGCAGTGAGCGCGCCACGCAAGGTATCGTGCCTCGGAGTGCGTTCCATGGACTTGTTCGGAGCCACTGCACTGGTCGTCGACGCCAACCCCACGACGCGCATGACGCTGGCGGGGCAGCTGCGCGCGTACGGCTTCGTCTCGATCAGCCAGGCCAGCCGCATCGCCGATGCGCGGCGGGAAATCGAGCGCCACCCCTTCGACCTCGTCGTCTGCAGCGACGCGTTTCCACGCGGCGGCTCCGGACAGGCGCTGCTCGACGACCTGCGCCGCTCGGGGCTGCTGCCTTACGGCACCATCTTCATCCTCATCACGGACGAGGCCACCTACCTGAAGGTCGTGGAGGCGGCGGAATCGTCCGTCGACAGCTATATCGTACGGCCGTACGCCGCCGCGACGCTGTACGACCGCATCGAGCAGGCGCGCCGGCGCAAGACGGCGCTGTGGGACATCCACCGCGCGCTGGAGGAACGCCGTTACGACGACGCCGTCGAGCTGTGTCTGCAGCGCTTTGCGGCGCGCGGTCCGCAGTGGCTGACCGCGGCGCGTTGGGGCGCCGAGATCCTGTTGCGGCTCGGGCGCTTCGGCCAGGCCCAGGCCTTGTTCCAGTCGATCTGGGACGCCGATCCGCAGCCGTGGGCACTGCTGGGGGTGGCGCGCTGTCAGCTCGACAGCGGCTCGCCCGCGGCCGCGCTGGACACCCTGCGCCCGCTGATCGACGCCAACCCCGACTACGCCGATGCCTACGACGTGCGCGGACGCGCCCAGATGGAACTGGGGCAGTTCGAAAACGCGCTCGAGAGCCTGGAACAGGCGCTGCGCGTGACCCCGCTGGCCATCGGCCGCCAGCAACGGCTGGGCATGCTCGCGTTCTTCCTCGGCAACCGCGACAAGGCGGTCGAGCTGTTGCAGCGCGCGGCCGAGCTGGGGCTGGACTCGAAGATGTTCGACGCGGAGAGCCTGGTGCTGCTGGCGATCGCCGCCCACGAACGGGGGGACGCCGAGGCGTTCGAACGCCAGGCCGGAGAGCTGCGCAAGCGCGCCCGCGCCGCGCCCGATGACGCGCGGCTGCAGCGCTTCGTACAGTGCGTGGAGCTGCTGGCGCTGGCGGTCCGGGGGGAAACGGGCGCGCCGCTGGCGACCGCGCTCACCGCCATCGCCCAGGGCGTGGACGCCCCCGACTTCGACATGGAGGCCGCATGCAACCTGCTGGCCGTGCTGGCGGCGCTGGCCCACCGGGGCATCGCCACCGATCAGGCGCCCCTCGTGCAGCGGCTGGGTTTGCGATTTGCCACCTCCAAGGCGATGGGGGAGCTGCTCGCGAGCGCGGCCAGCCACCACACCCGCTACGCCGAACAGCTGCGCCAGTGCGAGACCACGATGGTGCAACGCATCGAACAGGTGTTGCGCCGCGCCAGCGAAGGCGAGGCCGTGCTCGCGCTCGCCGAGTTGTACGCGCTGGCGCAGGAGACGCACAACGCCCGCGCCGTGGAAACGGCGTGGCTGGTCCTGCAGCGCTACGCCCAGGACATCCCCAACGCGTCGAGCTGGAGCGAGCGGGTGCAGGCGCTGCGCCAGGCCTACGGCACGGCGCGCCACCGGCCGGCGCTCGGCGACCCGCGCCTGCGCCCCGCCGGCGGTGTCAACCTCGGCGCGGTGGACCGCGCCGCATCGGAACCGGCCGCTATGCCCGCCCCCTGACACCCCATGGATCTGTACGGCGCCACCGCCCTGGTCATCGACGGCAACCCCACGTCGCGCTCCATCCTGGTGTCGCAGCTGCGCGACATGGGGGCGCGCATGGTCGCCCAGAGTCCGCGCATCGCCGACGCGCGCCGCCAGCTCGAGTTCCGCACCTTCGACGTCGTGGTGTGCGAACAAAATTTCCCCAACGACACCGGCACGGGGCAGGCGCTGCTCGACGACCTGCGCCGCGCGGGGCTGCTGCCGTTTGCGACGGTGTTCATCATGGTCACCACCGAGGCGTCCTACTCCAAGGTCGCGGAAGCGGCGGAGTCGGCGCTCGACTCCTACCTGCTCAAGCCCTTCACCGCCAACCAGCTCGCGCAACGCATCGGTCAGGCGCGCCACCGCAAGACCGTGCTGCGCGACATCTTCGAGGCCGTCGAGGCCCAGCGCTACGAAGAAGCGGCACGACTGTGCCTGCAGCGCTTCGAGCAACGGCAGGACTACTGGCTGTACGCGGCCCGGGTCGGGGCGGAGCTGCTGTTGCGGCTCGGGCGTTACGACGAAGCGCAGCGGCTCTACGAGGCCGTCGTGGAGGCCAAAGCCTTGCCGTGGGCGCGGCTGGGCGTGGCGCGCGCGCAGATCGAATCCGGGCAGCTTCAAAAAGCCAATCAGACGCTGCACAGCCTCATCGACAGCGAACCCGACTACGCCGACGCCTACGACGTGATGGGCCGTGCGCAGATCGAGCTGGGCAACTTCGACGCGGCGCTGGCCGCATACAAGATGGCCACGGACCTGACGCCGGCGTCGATCAGCCGCCTGCAGCGCCACGGGATGCTGGCGCACTACTGCGGCCAGCGCGACACCGCCGAAGCGCTGCTGGCGCGCTCGGTGCGGCTGGGGCTGGACTCCAAGATGTTCGACGCGCAAACGCTCGTGCTGCTGGGCTTCATGCGCTTCGAGGCCGGCGACCGCAAGGGCCTGCAGCGCTACTGGGACGACGCGCTGCGCATGGTGGAGCGTCACCCGAAATCGTGGCGGCTGCGGCGGCTGGCACAGGTGCTGGAAATCGCGCTGCTGCTGCTCGATGCGCAGGTCGCGCGCGTGCTGGAGCGCCTGCGCGCGATGATGGCCACCATCAACGACGAGGACTTCGACTTCGAGGCGGCGTGCAACCTCGCCACGCTGCTGGCCTATGTCGCCCAGCGCGCCATCCAGATCGACGAGGTGGAAGAGCGCCTGACCGTGCTCGGGCGGCGCTTTTGCACCTCCAAGGCGCTCACGGCACTGCTGGCGCAGGCGGCGAGCGCCCACCCGCCGTACGCCGAGCGGCTCGCGGCGCTGCACAACGAGGTGCTCGGCATCGTCGAGCACGCGATGCGCCAGAGCCTGGCCGGCAACCCGCGCGCCGCAGTGCGCGAACTCATCGCGCAAGGCGAGGCCACGTGCAACGCCAAGATCATCGAATCCGCGTGGGGCGTGCTCAAGCGCTATGAGAGCCGCATCGAGGACGCCGCCGCGCTGGCCGAGCTGATCCAGCCGCTGCGCACGCGCTACCAGTCGTACACCAACAAGCCCGTGATCGGCGACAAGGCCGCGCGCCAGGCGGGCGGCGTGAGCTTGCGGGTGATGGACGTCGCCACTGCCGACACCTGATACCCCACCCCGCGTCGGCGGCGTCGACGCAGCAACGCGGGGCCTATTGGTGCTATAATGCGTGTTCTCGGGCCGATAGCTCAGCTGGGAGAGCGCTGCGTTCGCAATGCAGAGGTCGGGAGTTCGATCCTCCTTCGGTCCACCACCATTCGGGTTCTTAGCTCAGTTGGTAGAGCAGCGGACTCTTAATCCGTAGGTCGTAGGTTCGAATCCTACAGGACCCACCAGAAAAAGCAACGACTTAGCCCGCCACTGTGCGGGCTTTTTCGTGGCTGGCCGTGTACGTGTAGGCCCTGTGTGGGCATTTCTCGGAGATTGCGCGCGCCGACCCTTTTCGATACCGCGGCCCCCGCTTGGCGCCGGCCACCCGCCAGACCGCGCGCGGCGAGGGGCCGATATCCCGCTCTGGGGTGGGTACGGCTGCGAATGTCACGGGCACCGGCAGGTTCCGGCGCGGCCCTGGCGCTATCCGGTGCTGGCCCTCACGCGCGCAGCGTACCGACTCCGTCTCAAACCCGTGCGGCCGGGCGCCCCTCTGCACTGCCAAACAAGAGCCCGACGACATGCGCCGATGACGGGAGTGCTCTCCTCGCCGGCGAAGAGAGCACACACCACCTCGCGGCCTGCGCGGACGCGGGCTCGCAGGCGTCTACCCCCGAAGTCGCGCAAGAGACCGTGCCCAGCCCTCGATCCCAGAGCGGCGGATTTGCGCACGGCAACTCGGCACCTTGTGGCACCTTGTGTGTCGCAGCTCAATCGCGCACAATGACGCCACGCCAGCACCGATGCGTGACGCCTTTTCTGGCCCCCCTCGACCATGCCTATGTCCGCAACCGCAAATCGCGTCCCTTTTCCCCGCTGGGGTTGGTTGAGCCGTGGCTGCGCTGGCGCTGCGGCCGCCGCTGTCACCCTGTGGTTGGCGGGATGTACAACACCGCCGCCGCCTGCCCAGACCGAGCCCCCCGCCCCTGCCGTTAGTGTCCCGACACCGGCCCCCACCCCTGAGCCACCCCCGCCGGAAAAAATCTCGTCGGCAGCGACCGAGCGCGAATACCGACTCGACGGAGCGCGCCACCTGTACGAGCGCTATGGTGAGCGGATCTTCCGCGGCAAGCTGCCGCCGCTGCTGCAGGCGGTGGGCGTCATGCGCCTCGACATCGGGCCGCGTGGCGAGCTGCGGCACTTCGAATGGATGCGCGCCCCGGACCACGTCCCGCATGTCAAGGCCGAAATCGAGCGCCTCGTGCGCGCCGCCGCGCCCTACCCGGCGCCGCAGCGGCTGGGTGGGGTGCGCTACGTCGACACGTGGCTGTGGGACAAGAGTGGCACGTTCCAGCTCGACACGCTGACCGAAGGCCAGCTCGACCGGTTGCCGGCGCCTGCGGCCCGCCCCCGGAAGGCAGCGGCGCGCGCAGAGCCTTCACCGGCTGTGCGCAAGGCGACACGCGTGACCGCAACCCCTGGGAACGCCAAATCGGCGCCCCCCGGGGGTTCCACCCGCGTGGCCAGCGGTGACGGAACCGAAGCGACGGTGCAGCCACGCTGATTCGCCGACGACATGCCCCGCGCGGTCATGGCGCGGCCAGGGGCAGCGGTCGCGGCGGCGGGCTGCATCGCCCGCCGCACACCAATGACGCCCGGCGTGACGTCGGGTCCGTCGGTTGGGTCAATCGGGTTGGTCGTCGGCGGTGGCGTCGTTGGCCTGCTGCGCACAATTTGCCCGGCGTTCGCGCACCGACGACACGATCGACGCGGCGATGAAGGCCACGCCGATCAGGCCGGTCACGACCTCCGGCACGTGCACGAGGGTGCCCAGCAGCATGATCGCCGCCAGCGCCCCGATCGCATAGTGCGCGCCGTGCTCCAGGTAGACGTATGCCTGCAGCGTGCCGCGCTCGACCAGGTACACCGTGATCGAGCGCACGAAGATCGCGCCGATCGCGAGCCCCAGCATGATGATGACGACGTCCTTGGTGATGGCAAACGCGCCGATCACGCCGTCGAACGAGAACGAGGCGTCCAGCACCTCGAGGTAGAGGAAGCTCGCAAACCCCGAGCGGTGCATCGCCGCCACGGCCGCGTCACCGGCCTCCTCCGACTCGAACAGCGCGCCCACCGCGTCCACCGCCAGGTACAGCAGGATCCCCGCAACACCGGCGACGAAGACGCGCGTCTGCTCGGCTTCCGGCACCCACCAGCGGGTCGAAAACACCACGGCCAGCGCGATGAAGACACTGATCTCGTCGAACTTGGCCGCGCGCACCATGCGCCGCTCCAGCGGCCCGAGCCAGTGCGTCTCCTTGTTGCGGTCGAACAGAAAGTTCAGGAACACCAGCAACAAAAAGGTGCCCCCGAACGCCGAGATGACGGGGTAGACGCCGGTGAGCACGCGGGAGTATTCGTCCGGCTGTTGCAGCGCCAGGCGCACCGTCTCCCCCCAGCCGATGTCGGCCGACACCGCAACGATGACGATGGGAAACACGAGCCGCATGCCGAAGACCGCGATCAGGATGCCCACCGTCAGGAACAGCTGCCGCCACAGGGGGCTCATGTAGCGCAGCACGCCGGCGTTGACGACGGCGTTGTCGAACGAGAGGCTCACCTCCAGGACGGCGAGCACGGTCGTGAGCCACAGCGCGGTCCACAGCCCCATCGGGGTTTGCAGCCCCCACCAGGCCGCAAGCCCCAGACAGACGGCCGAAAACGCAAGCGAAAAACGAAAATGCCGGATCATGCCGCGGACTCCTGCGTGGCGCGGGGACGGAAAAACAGCGGGTAGCGCCGTACGATGTCCCGCAAGCCGTCGTCGCGCCGGTAACCGCGGAACTCGACGCGACGCGTGTGCATGGGTTGGCGCTCGACAGGGGGTGGCAAGGACAAGGTGAAAACTCCTTCGGGCAGGGCGCAACAGCGAACCCGTGATTGTCGCGAAACGCGCGCCGGTGCCGCTGTCGATTCGGCGACGCGCGTCAGTCCGTGGGCGGGGGCAGCCCGGCCAGCACCGCGACCTCGGCGCGCAAATCCGCCGCCCACGTGCGCCGATCGCGCCCACTCGCGGTCTGCGGGCACCCCCAGCGCAGGTGCGCCACCAGCCCCTGCGCCGTCAACACCCGCCACAGCGACGTCAGCAGCGCGGTGTCGCCGACGTACACGGGCGCGTCATGGCGCGACAGGGCCTCCGCGGGCACGCGGGCATCGCGGTACGCCAGCCCCAACGGCTGCGCGGGCGCGCCGGTGACGAGCGCCGCTTGCAGCAGGTTGGCGTGAAACGGGAGCACCGTGCGGCCATCGCTGGTCGTGCCCTCAGGGAAGACCGCGAGCACGTCGCACGCGCGCAGCCGCTCGGCCAGGTGGTGCACGACGCGCAGTGCGTCGCGCTTGCGGTCGCGCTCGATGAAAAGCGTGCCCGCCCCGGCGACGAGCCGGCCGAGCAGCGGCCAGTGCCGCACATCGGCCTTGGACACAAAGCGGCACGGGCGCGCGGCATCGATGGCCAGGATATCGAGCCACGAGACGTGGTTGCTCACCACCAGCACCGGCCCGGCCGCGGGGGGCTCCCCTTCCACGCGCAGGGTCACCCCGAGGATGCGCAGCGCCTTGGCCGACCATGCCTGGATGCGCGCGGCGCGCGCCGCCTCGTCCCAGCGCGGGAAAGCGCGCCACACGGTCCACAGCCCGCCCAGCACGTGCGCCACCAGCCACGCTGCCCGCGCGACGGCGCGCCAGCGCATGCCCCAGCGCGACATCACCGGTTCAGCCGCCCGCATCGAACGCGAGGTGACCGCCCACCAGCGTCGCACGCACGCGGCCGGGGAGCGCGTGTCCCTCGAACGGTGTGTGGCGGCCCTGGCTGCGCAGCCGCGCCGGCTCGACGCGCCACTCGTGCGCCGGATCGAGCACGCACACGTCCGCGACGCCGCCCACCGCGAGCCGACCGACGCTCGCCTGCAGCGTGCCCAGGCGCGCGCCCAGCACGCGCGCCGGCCCCGCGGTCAACACCTCGACGACGCGCGCGATCGGCACACCGTCCTGCTGCGCCCATTTCAGCGCCAGCGCGGCGAGCAGCTCCACCGCCGTGGCCCCCGGCTCAGCCTCGGCGAACGGCAGCGCTTTCGCGTCCGCCGACACCGGCGTGTGGTCGGACACCAGCGCGTCGATCGTGCCATCGGCGAGTCCCTGGCGCAGCGCGTCGCGGTCGCGCTGCTGGCGCACGGGCGGCTGCAGCCGCAACCGGGTGTCGTAGTAGCCGATGTCCGTGTCGGTGAGCATGAGCTGGTGGACGCTGACGTCGGCCGTCACCGGCAGGCCCTCGGCCTTGGCCTGCCGCACCAGCGCCACGCCCGCGGCCGTGCTGAGGCGACACAGGTGCAGCCGCACCGGTGGCTCGGTGCCCGGCGGCGCCACGCGCC
This region of Tepidimonas taiwanensis genomic DNA includes:
- the pilB gene encoding type IV-A pilus assembly ATPase PilB, with product MATDEVMATMALPGLARALIASGTLTQQQAEGLYGQAQRKRTSFITELIDSAVISPRDLAYTMSAAFATPLIDLDAIDVDRLPKGLLDPKTCQRFRILPLKRRNNRVSVATADPSDLQAAEKVKFETQLPVDWVIAEVDKLDRLLKSYAASADESLDQIVGNTFDFDSLAIESPAEEQSDKAAAEVEDTPVVRFLQKMLLDAYSMRASDLHFEPYEHSFRVRFRIDGVLREIASPPVAIKDRLVSRIKVISKLDISEKRVPQDGRMKLKVGTDKVIDFRVSTLPTLFGEKVVIRILDPSSAQLGIDALGYEEDEKARLLEAIHRPYGMVLVTGPTGSGKTVSLYTCLNILNQPGINISTAEDPAEINLPGINQVNVNEKAGLTFAAALRAFLRQDPDVIMVGEIRDLETADIAIKAAQTGHLVLSTLHTNDAPSTLTRLVNMGVAPFNIASSVHLITAQRLARRLCPQCKVPHHDIPRQVLLDAGFKPEDLEGDWQPYRAVGCPACNEGYKGRVGIYQVMPVSEAMQALILRGASALEIAEQARREGVRTLRESGLRKVKMGITSLEEVLAVTNL
- a CDS encoding tetratricopeptide repeat protein, with translation MDLFGATALVVDANPTTRMTLAGQLRAYGFVSISQASRIADARREIERHPFDLVVCSDAFPRGGSGQALLDDLRRSGLLPYGTIFILITDEATYLKVVEAAESSVDSYIVRPYAAATLYDRIEQARRRKTALWDIHRALEERRYDDAVELCLQRFAARGPQWLTAARWGAEILLRLGRFGQAQALFQSIWDADPQPWALLGVARCQLDSGSPAAALDTLRPLIDANPDYADAYDVRGRAQMELGQFENALESLEQALRVTPLAIGRQQRLGMLAFFLGNRDKAVELLQRAAELGLDSKMFDAESLVLLAIAAHERGDAEAFERQAGELRKRARAAPDDARLQRFVQCVELLALAVRGETGAPLATALTAIAQGVDAPDFDMEAACNLLAVLAALAHRGIATDQAPLVQRLGLRFATSKAMGELLASAASHHTRYAEQLRQCETTMVQRIEQVLRRASEGEAVLALAELYALAQETHNARAVETAWLVLQRYAQDIPNASSWSERVQALRQAYGTARHRPALGDPRLRPAGGVNLGAVDRAASEPAAMPAP
- a CDS encoding response regulator, with translation MDLYGATALVIDGNPTSRSILVSQLRDMGARMVAQSPRIADARRQLEFRTFDVVVCEQNFPNDTGTGQALLDDLRRAGLLPFATVFIMVTTEASYSKVAEAAESALDSYLLKPFTANQLAQRIGQARHRKTVLRDIFEAVEAQRYEEAARLCLQRFEQRQDYWLYAARVGAELLLRLGRYDEAQRLYEAVVEAKALPWARLGVARAQIESGQLQKANQTLHSLIDSEPDYADAYDVMGRAQIELGNFDAALAAYKMATDLTPASISRLQRHGMLAHYCGQRDTAEALLARSVRLGLDSKMFDAQTLVLLGFMRFEAGDRKGLQRYWDDALRMVERHPKSWRLRRLAQVLEIALLLLDAQVARVLERLRAMMATINDEDFDFEAACNLATLLAYVAQRAIQIDEVEERLTVLGRRFCTSKALTALLAQAASAHPPYAERLAALHNEVLGIVEHAMRQSLAGNPRAAVRELIAQGEATCNAKIIESAWGVLKRYESRIEDAAALAELIQPLRTRYQSYTNKPVIGDKAARQAGGVSLRVMDVATADT
- a CDS encoding DUF475 domain-containing protein codes for the protein MRHFRFSLAFSAVCLGLAAWWGLQTPMGLWTALWLTTVLAVLEVSLSFDNAVVNAGVLRYMSPLWRQLFLTVGILIAVFGMRLVFPIVIVAVSADIGWGETVRLALQQPDEYSRVLTGVYPVISAFGGTFLLLVFLNFLFDRNKETHWLGPLERRMVRAAKFDEISVFIALAVVFSTRWWVPEAEQTRVFVAGVAGILLYLAVDAVGALFESEEAGDAAVAAMHRSGFASFLYLEVLDASFSFDGVIGAFAITKDVVIIMLGLAIGAIFVRSITVYLVERGTLQAYVYLEHGAHYAIGALAAIMLLGTLVHVPEVVTGLIGVAFIAASIVSSVRERRANCAQQANDATADDQPD
- the accC gene encoding acetyl-CoA carboxylase biotin carboxylase subunit — its product is MFKKILIANRGEIALRVQRACRELGIQAVVVYSEADRDAKYVKLADEAVCIGPAPSAQSYLNMPAIISAAEVTDAEAIHPGYGFLSENADFAERVEKSGFVFIGPTPESIRLMGDKVSAKQAMKAAGVPTVPGSDGALPDDPAEIKRIARTIGYPVIIKAAGGGGGRGMRVVHTEAALLHAVQTTKREAGAAFGNPEVYMEKFLQNPRHIEIQVLADQHRNAVYLFERDCSMQRRHQKVIEEAPAPGIPRRLVERIGERCAAACKKIGYRGAGTFEFLYENGEFYFIEMNTRVQVEHPVTEMVTGVDIVRQQILIAAGEKLPFTQRQLQLRGHAIECRINAEDPYKFTPSPGRITAWHAPGGPGVRVDSHIYTGYTVPPNYDSMIGKIIVHGDTREQALARMRGALAEVVVEGIKTNVPLHRELMVDANFEAGGTNIHYLENWLAQRERG
- a CDS encoding type II secretion system F family protein, producing MATATPSVKEYVFEWEGKDRNGKTVKGELRAVGEAQVQSQLRRQGITVQKVKKRRLSSAKRIKPKDIAIFTRQLATMMKAGVPLLQAFDIVGRGNPNPSVTRLLYDIRTDIETGTSLSAAFRKHPLYFNSLYCNLVAAGEAAGILEDILDRLATYLEKTEAIKSKVKSALMYPTAVLVVAFIVVSLIMIFVVPAFKDVFTSFGADLPAPTLAVIAMSEFFVAYWWLIFGGLGAGVYFFLQAWRRNEKVQRFMDRLLLRIPVFGPLVEKSAVARWTRTLSTMFAAGVPLVDALDTVGGAAGNSVYADATDKIQQEVASGTALTQAMTNTGVFPSMVLQMCAIGEESGALDHMLGKAADFYEQEVDDMVKGLSSLMEPIIIVVLGTIIGGIVVAMYLPIFKLGAVVS
- the accB gene encoding acetyl-CoA carboxylase biotin carboxyl carrier protein; the protein is MDLRKLKTLIDLVSESNISELEITEAEGKVRIVKAAPAAPAAALTAAPVVAAPAAPITISAQPPAPAATPAEVPAATPAGHVIKSPMVGTFYRAPSPGAKPFVEVGQAVKEGEPVCIIEAMKILNEIEADRAGVIQEILVENGQAVEYGQPLFVLA
- a CDS encoding DUF2889 domain-containing protein; translated protein: MSLPPPVERQPMHTRRVEFRGYRRDDGLRDIVRRYPLFFRPRATQESAA